One Drosophila santomea strain STO CAGO 1482 chromosome X, Prin_Dsan_1.1, whole genome shotgun sequence DNA segment encodes these proteins:
- the LOC120456994 gene encoding gamma-butyrobetaine dioxygenase — protein sequence MWVPRLVGRSLSQLKTIHTVQFARQISAKIVNESNIEVQPEANGKPLTFPGVWLRDNCMCGDCFHGSSKSRKLDWDNFDTRIRPVSLQTDEQSKEVLVKWSDAHESRFPLTWLKERSFEPDKQQKYLRDFYRPTTRHWSGAEFQEIAQHFSYDEVMAQDSVLMQWLQALAVYGVALLRGAPLDEGVVRRLADRVGFIRRTTYGEEFVVQAKPGAQNFAYLSLPLPLHTDLPYYEYKPSVNILHCVVQTDSPGGSNMLVDGFHVADLLRRDHPEDFERLSRVVVDWNDIGSEDGREFHNIWRAPVICLDAEGRYTRINHSVPQRDSHFNVPLEEVLPWYESYARFVRLAIADSHAFKTRPGDVLTFNNIRLLHGRTGYDDSEASPRYIVGAYLDWDIIYSRLRVLKKRSTASCQ from the exons ATGTGGGTTCCGAGATTAGTTGGTCGTTCCCTGAGTCAACTGAAAACCATTCATACGGTTCAGTTTGCTCGCCAAATCAGTGCCAAGATCGTGAATGAATCGAATATCGAGGTGCAGCCGGAGGCAAATGGCAAACCACTAACTTTTCCGGGTGTTTGGCTGCGGGACAATTGCATGTGCGGTGATTGCTTTCACGGCAGCTCCAAGTCGCGTAAACTGGACTGGGATAACTTCGATACCCGCATCCGGCCAGTCAGCCTGCAGACAGATGAGCAATCCAAGGAGGTGCTGGTCAAGTGGAGCGATGCACACGAGAGCAGATTCCCATTGACGTGGCTAAAGGAGCGGAGTTTCGAGCCAGATAAACAGCAGAAATACCTGCGGGACTTCTACAGACCCACAACTAGACACTGGTCGGGTGCGGAGTTTCAGGAGATTGCCCAGCACTTCAGCTACGATGAGGTGATGGCCCAGGACTCGGTGCTGATGCAGTGGCTCCAGGCGCTGGCCGTCTACGGCGTGGCACTGCTCCGTGGTGCTCCGCTGGATGAGGGCGTGGTGCGGCGACTGGCGGATCGGGTGGGCTTCATCAGGCGCACCACCTACGGCGAGGAGTTTGTGGTGCAGGCCAAGCCGGGTGCCCAGAATTTTGCCTATCTTTCGCTACCACTGCCCCTGCACACGGATCTGCCCTACTACGAGTATAAGCCAAGTGTCAACATCCTGCACTGCGTTGTGCAAACGGATTCACCTGGCGGCAGCAATATGCTGGTGGATGGCTTCCACGTGGCCGACCTCCTGCGACGCGATCATCCCGAGGACTTTGAGCGCCTCAGCCGCGTGGTCGTCGATTGGAACGACATTGGCAGCGAGGATGGACGAGAGTTTCACAACATCTGGCGGGCACCAGTCATCTG CTTGGACGCCGAGGGGCGATACACGCGTATAAATCACAGCGTTCCGCAGCGGGACAGTCACTTCAACGTGCCGCTCGAGGAGGTCCTTCCGTGGTACGAGTCCTACGCGCGCTTCGTTCGCCTGGCCATCGCGGATAGCCACGCCTTCAAGACGCGTCCTGGCGATGTCCTGACCTTCAACAACATTCGCCTGCTCCACGGCCGTACTGGTTATGATGACTCGGAGGCGAGTCCGCGCTATATAGTGGGCGCCTATCTGGACTGGGACATCATATACTCGCGCCTGAGGGTATTGAAAAAACGCTCGACTGCGAGTTGCCAATAA